In a genomic window of uncultured Flavobacterium sp.:
- a CDS encoding TlpA disulfide reductase family protein, protein MKKSIVFLILFLISATIFGQSKFGNPEVDPIQIQNKYSDWWIYQSKKIMLSRDYIALDTDSKEISKESFLNELTNGNYIPIRLKSEDSIYYYKLFKIQPNSDTSIKATINQEAFDALKNFEMEGKPFPKFSFKDLNGNVVSNESMKGKIIVIKCWYIHCAACIKEFPEVNQLTEKYKDRKDILFVSLAEDNPEQLKTFLARKPLSYSVIPNMKIYMNETLQLNAFPTHFILNKEGLIAKVLPNFRSLEVALEKESKL, encoded by the coding sequence ATGAAGAAATCAATCGTTTTTCTAATCCTATTTCTAATTTCGGCAACAATTTTCGGCCAAAGCAAATTCGGAAATCCGGAAGTTGATCCAATCCAAATTCAGAATAAATACAGTGATTGGTGGATCTATCAAAGCAAAAAAATCATGCTTTCCAGAGATTACATAGCGCTTGATACCGATTCTAAAGAAATTTCAAAAGAAAGCTTTCTAAACGAATTAACAAACGGAAATTATATCCCAATCCGATTAAAATCAGAAGATTCAATCTACTATTATAAGCTTTTTAAAATCCAGCCCAATTCAGATACAAGTATAAAAGCCACTATAAATCAGGAAGCTTTTGACGCATTAAAGAATTTCGAAATGGAAGGGAAGCCTTTTCCAAAATTCTCTTTTAAAGATTTAAACGGAAATGTAGTTTCTAACGAATCCATGAAAGGAAAAATCATTGTAATCAAATGTTGGTATATTCATTGTGCCGCTTGTATCAAAGAATTTCCAGAAGTCAATCAATTAACAGAAAAATATAAAGACCGAAAAGATATTCTTTTTGTAAGCCTTGCCGAAGATAATCCAGAACAATTAAAGACATTTTTAGCCAGAAAGCCATTGTCATATTCTGTAATTCCAAACATGAAAATTTACATGAATGAAACCTTGCAATTGAATGCATTTCCAACACATTTTATTTTGAACAAAGAAGGTTTAATTGCCAAAGTTTTACCTAATTTCAGAAGTCTGGAAGTAGCTTTAGAAAAAGAAAGTAAACTGTAA
- a CDS encoding ATP-binding cassette domain-containing protein: MLTVNNLSVQFGKRILFDEVNTTFTHGNIYGVIGANGAGKSTFLKIISGDIDPTSGHIHLEPGKRMSVLNQNHNMFDEHTVLETVLMGNKVLYAVKKEMDELYLDYNDKNADRIGELQVQFEEMNGWNADSDAAAMLSNLGINEEHHYTLMGDLEGKIKVRVLLAQALFGNPDLLIMDEPTNDLDFETIAWLENFLANYENTVIVVSHDRHFLDAVCTHISDIDFGKINHYSGNYTFWYESSQLAAKQRAQQNKKAEEKKQELEEFIRRFSANVAKSKQATSRKKMISKLNISEIKPSSRRYPAIIFDQDREAGDQILNVEGLAASVEGDLLFKDVDLNMAKGDKIVLFSKDSRATTAFYEILNNNQKADAGTFDWGITTNQAYLPAENHSFFENDLTLVDWLRQYAKTEEERDEVFIRGFLGKMIFSGEEALKTSRVLSGGEKVRCMLSRMMMERANILMLDEPTNHLDLESITAFNNSLKNFKGSVIFTTHDHEFAQTVGNRVVELTPNGAIDRYMTFDEYLDDEKIQELRKKMYNL, translated from the coding sequence ATGTTAACAGTCAATAATTTATCAGTTCAATTTGGCAAACGAATTTTGTTTGACGAAGTAAATACCACATTCACACACGGAAATATTTATGGAGTTATTGGAGCCAATGGTGCTGGAAAATCTACTTTTCTAAAAATCATTTCGGGCGACATCGACCCAACTTCTGGACACATTCATTTAGAACCGGGAAAACGTATGTCGGTTTTAAACCAAAATCACAACATGTTCGACGAGCATACTGTTTTGGAAACCGTTTTGATGGGAAATAAAGTTCTTTATGCTGTTAAAAAAGAAATGGATGAACTTTATTTAGACTACAACGACAAAAACGCAGACCGAATTGGAGAACTTCAGGTTCAGTTTGAAGAAATGAACGGTTGGAATGCAGATTCTGATGCCGCAGCGATGTTGTCTAACTTAGGAATCAACGAAGAACATCATTATACTTTAATGGGCGATCTTGAGGGAAAAATTAAAGTACGTGTACTTTTGGCGCAAGCGCTTTTTGGAAATCCTGATTTGCTTATTATGGATGAGCCTACCAACGATTTGGATTTCGAGACAATCGCTTGGTTAGAAAATTTCTTGGCAAACTACGAAAACACTGTAATTGTAGTATCTCACGACCGTCACTTTTTAGATGCGGTTTGTACGCATATTTCTGATATTGATTTCGGAAAAATAAATCACTACTCAGGAAACTATACTTTCTGGTACGAGTCTAGCCAATTGGCAGCAAAACAACGTGCTCAGCAAAACAAAAAAGCAGAGGAAAAGAAACAAGAATTAGAAGAATTTATTCGTCGTTTTAGCGCGAACGTTGCAAAATCTAAACAAGCAACATCTCGTAAAAAAATGATTTCTAAATTGAATATTTCTGAAATCAAACCTTCAAGCCGTCGTTATCCTGCAATTATTTTTGATCAGGATCGTGAAGCCGGAGATCAGATTTTGAATGTAGAAGGATTAGCAGCTTCTGTAGAGGGAGATCTATTGTTTAAAGACGTAGATTTGAATATGGCAAAAGGTGATAAAATCGTTCTTTTCTCTAAAGATTCACGTGCTACAACAGCTTTCTACGAAATTTTAAATAACAATCAAAAAGCAGACGCAGGAACTTTTGATTGGGGAATCACAACAAATCAAGCTTATTTACCGGCAGAAAATCACTCGTTTTTCGAAAATGATTTGACATTGGTAGATTGGTTACGTCAATACGCAAAAACAGAAGAAGAGCGCGACGAAGTATTTATTAGAGGATTCTTAGGTAAAATGATTTTCTCTGGAGAAGAAGCTTTAAAAACTAGCCGTGTATTATCAGGAGGAGAAAAAGTACGTTGTATGCTTTCAAGAATGATGATGGAGCGTGCTAATATCTTAATGCTTGACGAACCAACAAATCACTTAGATTTGGAGTCGATTACAGCATTCAACAATTCATTAAAAAACTTCAAAGGTTCAGTAATTTTCACAACACATGACCACGAGTTTGCACAAACTGTAGGTAATAGAGTAGTGGAGTTAACGCCAAATGGAGCAATAGACCGTTACATGACATTTGACGAATATCTGGATGATGAAAAAATTCAGGAATTAAGAAAGAAAATGTACAATTTGTAA
- a CDS encoding ribonuclease Z, whose translation MKLTILGCYAATPRTLTNPTSQVLEIKNKMFLIDCGEGTQVQLRKNKIKFSKINHVFISHLHGDHLYGLIGTISTFSLLGRTTDLHIYGPKGIKELILLQLKLTESWTTYNLFFHELESKESEIIFEDQKVIVRTIPLKHRVYTNGFLFQEKPGDRKLNVEAVQHYNIHTAYYQKIKGGGNVTLDDGTVIENEKLSFDPIPALSYAFCSDTAYKEDIIPIIKDVDVLYHESTFLESEAALASKTLHSTAIEAAKIALKANAKHLVLGHYSTRYDGIERFKEEAETVFPNVLLGNDGVSFEFV comes from the coding sequence TTGAAGCTTACCATACTCGGCTGTTATGCCGCAACTCCCAGAACACTTACCAACCCAACTTCGCAGGTTTTAGAAATTAAGAACAAAATGTTTTTAATTGATTGTGGCGAAGGAACTCAGGTTCAATTGCGTAAGAACAAGATTAAATTCTCAAAGATTAATCACGTTTTTATTTCGCATTTACATGGAGATCATCTTTACGGATTAATTGGGACTATTTCGACTTTTTCTCTTTTAGGAAGAACAACCGATTTACATATTTACGGACCAAAAGGAATCAAAGAGCTTATTCTTCTTCAGTTGAAACTAACGGAATCCTGGACAACTTATAATTTGTTTTTTCATGAGTTGGAATCTAAGGAAAGCGAAATTATTTTTGAAGATCAGAAAGTAATTGTGAGAACGATTCCGTTGAAACATCGCGTTTATACAAATGGATTTTTGTTTCAGGAGAAACCCGGAGACAGAAAACTAAATGTAGAAGCGGTTCAGCATTATAATATTCATACAGCCTATTATCAAAAAATAAAAGGCGGAGGAAATGTAACGCTTGATGACGGAACTGTAATTGAGAATGAAAAATTATCTTTTGATCCGATTCCTGCATTGAGTTATGCTTTTTGCTCAGATACAGCTTATAAGGAAGACATTATCCCGATTATAAAAGATGTTGATGTTTTGTATCACGAATCTACTTTTTTGGAATCTGAAGCTGCATTGGCATCAAAAACTTTACATTCGACTGCAATTGAAGCGGCAAAGATTGCATTGAAAGCAAACGCAAAACATTTGGTTTTAGGACATTATTCTACAAGATATGACGGAATCGAACGTTTTAAAGAAGAAGCTGAAACTGTTTTCCCAAATGTTTTATTAGGGAATGATGGAGTTTCTTTTGAGTTTGTTTAA
- a CDS encoding aspartate carbamoyltransferase catalytic subunit, translated as MKELSVNHLLGIKYINENDINLIFETADHFKEVINRPIKKVPSLRDITIANIFFENSTRTKLSFELAQKRLSADVISFSAAQSSVKKGETLIDTVNNILSMKVDMVVMRHSNPGAAYFLSKNVKASIVNAGDGAHEHPTQALLDSYSIREKLGDVAGKKVVIVGDILHSRVALSNIYALQMQGAEVKVCGPKTLIPRYIESLGVTVEPNLRKALEWCDVANMLRVQNERMDVNFFPSTREYAQQYGVDKPLLDSLGKEIVIMHPGPINRGVEITSEVADSDHSVILNQVENGVAIRMAVIYLLASKIQ; from the coding sequence ATGAAAGAATTAAGCGTAAATCACTTATTAGGAATTAAATATATCAACGAGAATGATATTAACCTGATTTTTGAAACTGCCGATCATTTTAAAGAAGTCATTAACCGACCTATTAAAAAAGTTCCTTCATTACGAGATATTACGATTGCCAATATATTTTTTGAAAATAGTACCAGAACAAAACTTTCTTTTGAATTAGCACAGAAACGTTTGTCTGCCGATGTTATTAGTTTTTCGGCGGCTCAGTCTTCTGTTAAAAAAGGAGAAACCCTGATTGATACTGTAAACAATATTCTATCAATGAAAGTTGATATGGTTGTAATGCGCCACTCTAATCCCGGAGCGGCTTATTTTTTATCTAAAAATGTCAAAGCAAGTATTGTAAATGCTGGAGACGGAGCACACGAACATCCAACTCAGGCTTTATTAGACAGTTATTCGATTAGAGAAAAACTGGGTGATGTAGCCGGAAAAAAAGTGGTAATTGTGGGGGATATTCTGCATTCGAGAGTTGCCTTATCAAATATATACGCTTTGCAAATGCAAGGAGCTGAGGTTAAAGTTTGCGGACCAAAAACACTGATTCCTCGTTATATAGAATCGCTTGGTGTTACGGTTGAGCCAAATTTAAGAAAAGCATTAGAATGGTGTGATGTTGCGAATATGCTTCGTGTTCAGAACGAACGTATGGATGTCAATTTTTTCCCTTCAACACGTGAATACGCTCAACAATATGGTGTCGATAAACCTTTGCTGGATTCTCTTGGAAAAGAAATCGTAATCATGCACCCGGGACCAATCAATAGAGGTGTAGAGATTACATCTGAAGTGGCAGATTCTGATCATTCGGTGATTTTAAATCAGGTTGAGAATGGTGTTGCGATTAGAATGGCAGTGATTTATTTATTGGCTTCTAAAATTCAGTAA
- a CDS encoding zinc ribbon domain-containing protein yields the protein MDNISNSCYSCNTTFPAAGIFCGKCLTQIKCKSCNSILEKDFIGCTNCGTPKIASANNTQNNQNTFRMHQTLNERTIEATFSNDIGKEIADMLKETYSNNLKLSADNISNISKADISNNTDNIIEVEVVNFNTDDTENQKLNSIISDEDFPNIMAIAIKNLPTTEVEWIVIYSFYASNFGKEIYSRKNIIDCHTESKRKNLSFSNNLTRSLNLAINSGYINPLQEGYFLLDEGVTKAKEIINRTKGTLPKFKSKNVSKKEDFKSIVTEPKVKKTTNNEVKSLKRVSDLNLEPEKKESLKDFLKNHPCTNDHERNLVFTFYLQEILKIEKVTNNHIYTCYDYLGLRISENLPQGIRNTRNKKGWIEGENGATILTMKGRNKIKFWDNKQ from the coding sequence ATGGACAATATTTCAAATTCATGTTATTCTTGCAACACAACATTTCCTGCAGCCGGCATTTTTTGTGGAAAATGTTTAACACAAATAAAATGCAAATCCTGCAATAGCATTCTTGAAAAAGATTTTATCGGTTGTACAAATTGTGGAACGCCAAAAATAGCTTCTGCAAACAATACTCAAAATAATCAGAACACTTTTCGAATGCATCAAACTTTGAATGAGCGTACCATAGAAGCAACCTTTAGTAATGACATAGGAAAAGAAATTGCTGATATGCTGAAAGAAACATATTCGAACAATTTAAAATTATCTGCGGACAATATTTCAAACATTTCTAAAGCAGACATTAGTAATAACACTGACAATATTATAGAAGTAGAAGTAGTAAATTTTAATACTGATGATACAGAAAATCAAAAACTAAACTCAATAATTAGCGATGAAGATTTTCCAAATATTATGGCAATCGCAATAAAAAACTTACCAACTACTGAAGTTGAATGGATAGTGATTTACTCTTTTTATGCTTCTAATTTCGGTAAAGAAATTTATTCCCGTAAAAACATTATTGACTGCCATACGGAATCTAAGAGAAAAAATCTATCATTTTCAAATAATCTAACTAGAAGCTTAAATTTGGCGATTAATTCTGGTTATATAAATCCCTTACAGGAGGGTTATTTTTTATTAGATGAAGGTGTAACAAAAGCAAAAGAAATAATCAACAGAACCAAAGGAACTTTACCAAAATTTAAATCTAAAAATGTTTCAAAAAAAGAAGATTTTAAATCAATTGTTACTGAGCCTAAAGTAAAAAAAACTACTAATAACGAGGTTAAATCTTTAAAAAGGGTTTCAGATTTAAATTTAGAGCCTGAAAAAAAAGAAAGTTTAAAAGATTTTTTAAAAAATCATCCATGTACAAATGACCATGAGAGAAATTTGGTTTTTACTTTCTATCTACAAGAAATACTTAAAATTGAAAAGGTAACAAATAATCATATATACACTTGTTATGACTATCTCGGATTAAGAATTTCAGAAAACCTACCTCAAGGAATAAGGAATACAAGAAATAAAAAGGGTTGGATAGAAGGAGAAAACGGAGCTACCATATTAACTATGAAAGGGAGAAATAAAATTAAATTCTGGGATAATAAACAATAA
- the pyrR gene encoding bifunctional pyr operon transcriptional regulator/uracil phosphoribosyltransferase PyrR — MSQKVLLNSKEVTIILHRLACQLIEKHLDFSDTILIGIQPRGVFLAERLKQILESEYKTPEISLGYLDITFFRDDFRRTDKPLEANKTQINFIVENKKVIFIDDVLFTGRSIRSALTAIQSFGRPSEIELLVLIDRRFSRNLPIQPDYRGRQVDAINGEKVKVSWKENDGEDVVHLVTN; from the coding sequence ATGAGCCAAAAAGTATTACTTAATTCAAAAGAAGTTACTATCATACTCCATCGTTTGGCTTGTCAGTTAATCGAAAAACATCTTGATTTCTCCGATACAATTTTAATTGGGATTCAGCCGAGAGGTGTTTTTTTGGCGGAGCGTTTAAAACAAATTTTAGAAAGCGAATACAAAACACCCGAAATCTCTTTGGGTTATCTGGATATTACTTTTTTTAGAGATGATTTCCGTAGAACTGATAAACCGCTTGAAGCAAATAAAACCCAAATCAACTTTATAGTCGAAAACAAAAAAGTCATTTTTATTGATGATGTTTTGTTTACCGGACGAAGCATTCGTTCAGCTTTAACTGCAATTCAATCTTTTGGAAGGCCTTCAGAAATTGAATTACTGGTTTTAATCGACAGACGTTTTAGCCGCAATTTACCTATTCAGCCCGATTATCGCGGTCGTCAGGTCGATGCTATTAATGGCGAAAAAGTAAAAGTGAGCTGGAAAGAAAATGATGGTGAAGATGTTGTTCACTTAGTGACAAATTAG
- a CDS encoding ribonuclease Z — MKVDQKGHTVTIKDTQGDFNSFLEKVTQQFKTFEKQNIIIDLSSNAQLAEDDLKLFLPLSKQQKKAKKSFVIVVSDLDFNAISDKLVVVPSLLEAHDIIEMEEIERDLGF; from the coding sequence ATGAAAGTAGATCAAAAAGGACATACCGTTACGATTAAAGATACCCAGGGAGATTTTAATTCTTTTTTGGAGAAAGTGACGCAGCAGTTTAAAACCTTTGAAAAACAAAATATTATAATCGATTTATCATCAAATGCTCAATTGGCAGAAGATGATTTGAAACTTTTTTTACCGCTTTCGAAGCAACAAAAGAAAGCTAAAAAATCGTTTGTAATTGTAGTTTCTGATCTTGACTTTAATGCTATTTCTGATAAATTGGTTGTAGTTCCTTCACTTCTGGAAGCACACGATATTATCGAAATGGAAGAAATCGAAAGAGATCTAGGTTTTTAA
- a CDS encoding WG repeat-containing protein — MKKIFLFLLILNQFSVFSQTDKLYYFVEKDSLLGVKNQNGKIIIPAAYTMGSIIYDGILKDEIKENLIFFWIVKEGQKVYDRKGNFLFVPYILDAGFDDFNEGYMRFVENEKLGLANRNGAKIIPAQYDWVSSFNFGFAEYCNGCYFDRSKDDEHPPLVGGTWGYIDKNGAEIIPTEKRNHPKDFETEKHQFIPYQFVYNEKEKQILDFFEKRKDKIIEIYKIDCLKKDLYFEIIEKPSDLDPFYKIKTFEICDQYFHGANENYDEYKIFKVSADGKNFFVTYKDYVQHKKYSEFVERKIPVDKWIKKN; from the coding sequence ATGAAAAAAATATTTCTATTTCTTCTAATTCTAAATCAATTTTCTGTTTTCTCTCAAACGGATAAACTCTATTATTTCGTTGAAAAGGATAGTCTTTTGGGCGTGAAAAATCAAAATGGGAAAATTATTATTCCTGCTGCTTATACTATGGGTTCCATTATTTATGATGGAATTTTAAAAGATGAGATCAAAGAAAACCTAATTTTTTTTTGGATTGTCAAAGAAGGTCAAAAAGTGTATGACAGAAAAGGTAATTTTCTTTTTGTACCTTATATACTTGATGCAGGTTTTGACGATTTTAACGAAGGTTATATGCGATTTGTCGAAAACGAAAAACTTGGACTTGCTAACCGAAATGGAGCCAAGATTATTCCTGCACAATATGACTGGGTTTCTTCATTCAATTTTGGCTTTGCAGAATATTGTAATGGTTGTTATTTTGATCGCTCTAAAGATGATGAACATCCGCCGCTTGTTGGTGGAACTTGGGGTTATATTGATAAAAATGGTGCTGAAATAATTCCAACTGAAAAGCGAAATCATCCGAAAGATTTTGAAACTGAAAAACATCAATTTATTCCGTATCAATTTGTTTATAATGAGAAGGAAAAACAGATTCTGGATTTCTTTGAAAAACGAAAAGATAAGATTATTGAAATCTACAAGATCGATTGCTTAAAGAAGGATTTGTATTTTGAAATCATCGAAAAACCTTCTGATCTTGATCCTTTTTATAAAATTAAAACTTTTGAAATCTGCGATCAATATTTTCATGGTGCTAATGAAAATTATGATGAATATAAAATTTTTAAAGTTTCTGCAGATGGAAAAAACTTCTTTGTGACTTATAAGGATTATGTTCAACACAAGAAATACTCTGAATTTGTTGAGCGAAAGATTCCTGTTGATAAATGGATTAAGAAGAATTGA